Proteins encoded within one genomic window of Candidatus Polarisedimenticolia bacterium:
- a CDS encoding methylated-DNA--[protein]-cysteine S-methyltransferase: MNTLMPPPAEMERAYLRRDASYNGVFFLGVRTTGIFCRPTCPARKPLPKNVEYFASAGRALAAGYRPCRRCLPLALDDQPAWAAELIAAVEDHPSKRLSEADLRFRGVDPGTVRRYFLSRYGMTFHAYARSRRLTGALSFIREGGEIDDAVYESGYDSHSGFREAFARAFGSPPGASREKECVLLAWMKSPLGPLVAGATAAGVCLVEYTDRRMLEAQIGSVRRVFGAPVIPGSNAHLDRLQEEMASYFAGSLRRFSVPLTYPGTPFQGRVWTQLLAVPYGETRSYEEMAAAVGQPRAVRAVGRANGLNRIAIVIPCHRIVNKDGHLCGYGGGLWRKQYLLDLERRRS, translated from the coding sequence ATGAACACGCTGATGCCGCCGCCGGCCGAGATGGAGCGGGCCTACCTCCGGCGGGACGCTTCCTACAACGGCGTTTTCTTCCTGGGCGTGCGCACGACCGGGATCTTCTGCCGGCCGACCTGCCCGGCGCGAAAACCGCTCCCGAAGAACGTCGAGTACTTCGCGAGCGCCGGGCGCGCGCTCGCCGCCGGCTACCGCCCCTGCAGGCGGTGCCTCCCCCTGGCGCTGGACGACCAGCCGGCCTGGGCCGCCGAGCTGATCGCGGCGGTCGAGGACCATCCGTCGAAGCGGCTGTCCGAGGCCGACCTGCGCTTCCGGGGTGTCGACCCGGGGACGGTGAGGCGCTATTTCCTCAGCCGCTATGGCATGACCTTCCACGCCTACGCGCGCTCCCGGCGGCTGACCGGCGCCCTGAGCTTCATCCGGGAGGGGGGGGAGATCGACGACGCCGTGTACGAGAGCGGCTACGATTCGCACAGCGGGTTTCGCGAGGCGTTCGCCCGGGCGTTCGGCAGCCCGCCCGGCGCTTCCCGCGAGAAGGAGTGCGTGCTCCTCGCCTGGATGAAGAGCCCCCTCGGCCCCCTGGTGGCCGGAGCGACGGCCGCGGGCGTCTGCCTGGTCGAGTACACCGACCGGAGGATGCTCGAGGCGCAGATCGGCTCCGTGCGCCGGGTGTTCGGGGCGCCGGTCATCCCCGGTTCGAACGCGCACCTGGATCGGCTCCAGGAGGAGATGGCCTCGTATTTCGCCGGTTCGCTGCGCCGGTTCTCGGTTCCGCTGACCTATCCCGGGACCCCCTTTCAGGGGCGGGTCTGGACGCAGCTGCTCGCCGTCCCGTACGGGGAGACGCGCTCCTACGAAGAGATGGCGGCCGCGGTGGGACAGCCCCGGGCGGTCCGCGCGGTGGGGCGGGCGAACGGCCTCAATCGCATTGCCATCGTGATCCCGTGCCACCGCATCGTGAACAAGGACGGACACCTGTGCGGCTACGGCGGCGGCCTGTGGCGGAAGCAGTATCTGCTCGATCTGGAAAGGAGGAGATCATGA
- a CDS encoding class I SAM-dependent methyltransferase encodes MSLASGYRRQAVWRAWPRIFEALPPLGGQTVLDLGCGVGDQAAELEARGARVIGVDGNEELLSRARARRLAGAEFHRSNLQTLSGLDVTADGIWSSFAAAYFPDLPPVLASWRRRLRPGGWIALTEIDNLFGHEPLGDRTRSLLEAYAADAFAAGRYDFHMGGRLPSHLKTSGFTVTREFTVEDLELSFAGPARADVLEAWSSRFERMPLLRDFCGPEFEPLRRDFLDCLARADHRSLATVRSCMAAR; translated from the coding sequence ATGAGTCTCGCCAGCGGATACCGGCGGCAGGCGGTCTGGCGCGCCTGGCCGCGCATCTTCGAGGCCCTGCCCCCTCTCGGCGGGCAGACCGTCCTGGACCTCGGCTGCGGGGTGGGGGATCAGGCGGCGGAGCTCGAGGCCCGGGGCGCGCGTGTGATCGGCGTCGACGGGAACGAGGAGCTCCTGAGCCGGGCGCGGGCGAGGCGCCTCGCGGGCGCGGAGTTTCATCGAAGCAATCTGCAAACCCTCTCCGGCCTCGACGTCACGGCGGACGGCATCTGGTCCAGCTTCGCCGCCGCCTATTTCCCCGATCTGCCCCCGGTCCTCGCGTCCTGGCGGAGACGTCTAAGGCCCGGCGGCTGGATCGCGCTCACCGAGATCGACAACCTGTTCGGGCACGAGCCGCTCGGCGACCGCACCCGATCGCTCCTCGAGGCCTACGCCGCCGACGCGTTTGCCGCGGGCCGCTATGACTTTCACATGGGCGGAAGGCTGCCGAGCCATCTGAAGACGTCCGGATTCACGGTGACCCGGGAGTTCACTGTCGAGGACCTGGAGCTTTCGTTCGCGGGACCGGCCCGGGCGGACGTCCTCGAAGCCTGGAGCTCCCGTTTCGAGCGGATGCCTCTCCTCCGGGATTTCTGCGGACCCGAGTTCGAGCCGCTCCGGCGGGATTTCCTGGACTGCCTGGCGCGCGCGGATCACCGCTCCCTGGCGACGGTTCGATCCTGCATGGCCGCCCGCTAG
- a CDS encoding S41 family peptidase — MATHVPGGVSQGARTGLPGRPAVDLRRARAIGLAGVALLSITAFRPAWSEELSKFERERARMMLRIVRDDLEKFYYSTEYHGLRLDEAFQTAGDKIAQATSISQLFAAVARPLLQLDDSHTSFIPPGRAAQVQFGWRMQAIGDRCYVTAVQEGTDGAVKGLKRGDLLVSLDGHPATRKSAWGLSYVYRVLSPRVSIPLVVQSPDGPERKIDFEAKIEEKNRVMRLTKSGDLGDYIRELQDEAYLARHRFMEFGDDLVIWKMPAFDLDAAEIEVSMKKVRARKATILDLRGNGGGAVETLERLVGAFAGDDVPIGDVKSRERMKPVAARKAGDVYKGTLVVLVDGGSASASELFARVMQLTGRAKVLGDRTAGAVMMSRTYSHMIGDNSGIFFGASITIADIIMADGKSLEKTGVTPDEVLLPTGADLAAGRDPVMSRAASLCGVTIDPVKAGTFFPIEWKR; from the coding sequence ATGGCCACGCACGTTCCAGGAGGAGTCTCCCAGGGCGCCAGGACCGGCCTCCCCGGCCGTCCGGCAGTCGACCTGCGTCGCGCCCGGGCGATCGGCCTCGCCGGCGTCGCTCTTCTGTCGATCACCGCCTTTCGGCCCGCCTGGTCCGAGGAGCTCAGCAAGTTCGAGCGCGAGCGGGCCAGGATGATGCTCCGGATCGTCCGGGACGACCTCGAGAAGTTTTACTACAGCACCGAGTACCATGGACTCCGTCTCGACGAGGCCTTCCAGACCGCCGGCGACAAGATCGCCCAGGCGACTTCGATCTCGCAGCTGTTCGCGGCGGTGGCCCGTCCCCTGCTGCAGCTCGACGACTCGCATACCTCGTTCATCCCCCCCGGGAGGGCCGCGCAGGTGCAGTTCGGATGGCGCATGCAGGCGATCGGCGATCGCTGCTATGTCACGGCCGTCCAGGAAGGGACCGACGGCGCCGTGAAGGGGCTGAAGCGGGGGGATCTTCTTGTCTCCCTCGACGGGCATCCGGCGACGCGAAAGAGCGCCTGGGGCCTGAGCTACGTCTACCGGGTCCTCTCGCCCCGCGTCTCGATACCGCTTGTCGTCCAGAGCCCGGACGGCCCGGAGCGCAAGATTGATTTCGAGGCCAAGATCGAGGAGAAGAACCGGGTCATGCGCCTGACGAAATCGGGAGACCTCGGTGACTACATCCGAGAGCTGCAGGACGAGGCGTACCTGGCGCGACATCGCTTCATGGAATTTGGCGACGACCTCGTGATCTGGAAGATGCCCGCCTTCGATCTGGACGCCGCCGAGATCGAGGTCAGCATGAAGAAGGTCAGGGCCCGCAAGGCGACCATCCTTGACCTCCGCGGCAACGGCGGAGGCGCCGTCGAGACGCTCGAGAGACTGGTGGGCGCGTTCGCGGGAGACGACGTGCCGATCGGAGACGTCAAGAGCCGGGAGAGGATGAAGCCCGTGGCGGCGAGAAAGGCGGGGGACGTCTACAAGGGAACGCTGGTCGTGCTCGTCGATGGCGGATCCGCCTCGGCTTCTGAGCTGTTCGCGCGTGTGATGCAGCTGACGGGACGGGCCAAGGTCCTCGGCGACCGGACCGCCGGTGCCGTGATGATGTCGCGAACCTACAGCCACATGATCGGCGACAACTCGGGAATCTTCTTCGGGGCGAGCATCACGATCGCGGACATCATCATGGCCGACGGGAAGAGCCTCGAAAAAACCGGCGTCACGCCGGACGAGGTCCTCCTTCCCACCGGGGCGGACCTGGCGGCCGGGCGCGACCCCGTGATGTCACGCGCGGCGTCGCTCTGCGGCGTCACGATCGATCCCGTGAAGGCGGGCACATTTTTCCCCATCGAGTGGAAGAGGTGA
- a CDS encoding DMT family transporter: protein MTTAAIPRTRAGTIACASLALIAFAANSILCRRALGRESIDPATFSTIRLACGAVALMVFARVRRSRTFPLGGTWTSAILLFLYSVPFSFAYLSLGAGTGALVLFGSVQATMMVAAIRSGERPHPLQWLGLALALGGLVYLVFPGLRAPSAAGSALMAIAGMSWGIYSLRGRGTANPLLETAGNFTRAVPPALLVSLVLLRQVHVTPAGALLAIASGVLASGGGYVLWYAALTGLTATRAAFVQLPVPVLTAVAGVVFLSETVSLRLALASILILGGVALALLGRERLRHPGVSLHGASRSL from the coding sequence GTGACGACCGCGGCGATCCCCCGGACGCGGGCCGGCACGATCGCCTGCGCGTCGCTCGCGCTGATCGCGTTCGCCGCCAATTCGATTCTCTGCAGGCGGGCGCTCGGCCGGGAGTCGATCGACCCCGCGACCTTCTCGACCATCCGGCTGGCCTGCGGGGCCGTCGCGCTGATGGTGTTCGCCCGCGTCCGCCGGAGCCGCACCTTCCCTCTCGGAGGAACATGGACGTCGGCCATCCTGCTCTTCCTGTACTCCGTCCCCTTCTCCTTCGCCTACCTGAGCCTGGGCGCCGGCACCGGGGCCCTCGTCCTGTTCGGATCGGTGCAGGCCACCATGATGGTGGCCGCGATTCGATCGGGCGAGCGGCCCCATCCGCTGCAATGGCTCGGCCTGGCGCTCGCGCTGGGCGGCCTGGTGTACCTCGTGTTCCCGGGCCTGCGGGCGCCGTCCGCCGCGGGGTCGGCGCTCATGGCGATCGCCGGGATGTCCTGGGGGATCTATTCCCTGCGGGGCCGGGGCACGGCCAACCCGCTGCTCGAGACCGCCGGCAACTTCACGCGCGCCGTGCCGCCGGCGCTCCTGGTCAGCCTCGTCCTCCTCCGCCAGGTCCACGTCACGCCGGCCGGGGCGCTTCTCGCGATCGCCTCCGGCGTCCTGGCGTCCGGCGGCGGCTACGTCCTCTGGTATGCCGCCCTGACCGGGCTCACCGCCACCCGCGCCGCCTTCGTCCAGCTTCCGGTCCCGGTTCTGACCGCCGTCGCCGGCGTCGTCTTCCTCTCCGAGACCGTATCGCTCCGTCTCGCCCTGGCTTCGATCCTGATCCTGGGCGGCGTCGCCCTGGCGCTTCTCGGCCGCGAGAGGCTGAGGCACCCCGGGGTGTCCCTACACGGGGCGTCCCGATCCTTGTGA
- a CDS encoding TlpA disulfide reductase family protein yields MVSEFDGKVRFVEENYGDSKLAKSLGVTRYPAIFVDDVLVATPSDFGFYGKGETEGGGRYTPFKSAASHDRFRADLARMITLILEGRKESARAQAAPAQPAALAELPDLAITDLDGRALTRADLAGRPVLVEFWATWCPPCRSTLGWLGELKRRHGDRLEVLAVAVHSEEPEIRRIAADLKLPIVWTIGTPDLGRAFGDVSAVPTLFLFGGDGRTVAAYYGAPPTLHADAEAALARLLR; encoded by the coding sequence GTGGTTTCGGAATTCGACGGCAAGGTGCGTTTCGTGGAGGAGAATTACGGCGACTCGAAGCTGGCGAAGAGCCTCGGGGTGACCCGCTACCCCGCGATCTTCGTGGACGACGTGCTGGTCGCGACCCCGAGCGATTTCGGCTTCTACGGCAAGGGGGAGACGGAGGGGGGCGGCCGGTACACACCCTTCAAGAGCGCCGCCAGCCACGATCGCTTCCGTGCCGACCTGGCCCGGATGATCACCCTCATCCTCGAGGGCCGGAAGGAGAGCGCCCGCGCGCAGGCCGCTCCCGCGCAACCCGCGGCGCTGGCGGAGTTGCCGGATCTGGCCATCACGGATCTCGACGGGCGCGCCCTGACGCGCGCCGATCTCGCCGGACGCCCCGTTCTGGTGGAGTTCTGGGCGACCTGGTGCCCGCCCTGCCGGAGCACGCTCGGCTGGCTGGGCGAGCTGAAGCGGCGCCACGGCGACCGCCTGGAGGTGCTGGCCGTCGCGGTTCATTCCGAAGAGCCGGAGATCCGCAGGATCGCCGCCGACCTGAAGCTGCCGATCGTCTGGACGATCGGCACGCCGGATCTGGGCCGCGCCTTCGGCGACGTGAGCGCGGTCCCGACGCTGTTCCTGTTCGGCGGCGATGGACGGACCGTGGCGGCGTACTACGGCGCCCCGCCGACCCTGCACGCCGACGCCGAGGCGGCCCTCGCCCGGCTTCTCCGGTGA
- a CDS encoding MmcQ/YjbR family DNA-binding protein gives MTRNRRVKAERPRRGAPSVAGAALARVRTICLALPETHEKEAWGAPTFRVRGRLFAMFVDDHHGDGRLAVWCAAPPVAQEALVAAEPDHFFVPPYVGTQGWVGVRLDTGLAWDVIAQRLETAHGVSMSKGKVSGRVRRAGAAVPGPPPAAARAGRGERNLPRTTAGRSRLGARRRDT, from the coding sequence ATGACCAGGAACAGGCGCGTGAAGGCGGAACGTCCCAGGCGGGGCGCCCCCTCGGTGGCGGGGGCCGCGCTGGCCCGCGTCCGGACGATCTGCCTCGCCCTGCCCGAAACGCACGAGAAGGAGGCCTGGGGCGCGCCGACGTTTCGCGTCCGCGGCAGGCTGTTCGCGATGTTCGTGGACGATCATCATGGCGACGGGCGGCTGGCCGTCTGGTGCGCTGCGCCGCCGGTCGCCCAGGAGGCGCTGGTCGCCGCGGAGCCGGATCACTTCTTCGTCCCGCCGTACGTCGGGACCCAGGGCTGGGTCGGCGTTCGCCTCGACACCGGGCTTGCATGGGACGTCATCGCACAACGCCTCGAGACGGCCCACGGCGTCTCGATGTCGAAGGGGAAGGTCAGCGGACGGGTCCGCAGGGCGGGTGCGGCCGTTCCAGGGCCTCCGCCAGCCGCAGCTCGGGCCGGTCGTGGGGAACGAAACCTTCCCAGAACCACGGCAGGCAGGTCTCGCCTAGGAGCGCGTCGGCGAGATACTTGA
- a CDS encoding serine hydrolase encodes MTKDRFAIATILVCAAAAAGLSAAADQTADRRLKGLDAYMEKVVKDWNVPGIGVGVVVKDRLVFAKGYGFRDYGRRLPFTPKTTVPIASNTKLFTAVAAGLLVEEGKLDWDKPVRQFVPGIQFYNDDLTATVTIRDMLSHRTGITRHDTIWYKSDFTRQELYERLRYLEPSQPLRQTFLYNNMMYAGSGRVVELLSGTTWEEFVTERLLAPLGMTSTVFTIDDMVKQADHGVPFTERRDSFELYEIPYYREAVGIGPAGAINSNLEDMSKWLIALVNDGKGAGRAVIPPAVLKATLQPAIALPNSLLESRGFGELLNPAYGTGRFTASYRGHLLTYHGGDINGFHSQVSSMPNDGLGVIVLVIGDHAAPLYNVVSYNIYERLLGLDPTPWSERNLAIRLKGKEAGKEARAKAGGERIPGTKPSHPLADYAGEFGHPAYGVLTIVQKDAGLGFDFHRIRLPLDHFHYDRFDSPDDEQEGKWSVNFSTSPQGEIDKALVSLDEAEVTFTRRVPAELSAVTTLRQYAGTYETPTGARFEVVLKEDGTLGLVFPGQPFQALLPWRPHRFRVKEFSDVQYEFVVSGGRVTELRQIDASGTYTFVRR; translated from the coding sequence ATGACGAAGGATCGATTCGCGATCGCCACGATCCTGGTCTGCGCCGCGGCCGCCGCGGGCCTCTCGGCCGCCGCCGACCAGACCGCGGACCGGCGGCTGAAGGGGCTCGACGCCTACATGGAGAAGGTCGTCAAGGACTGGAACGTCCCCGGCATCGGGGTCGGCGTGGTGGTCAAGGACCGGCTGGTCTTCGCCAAGGGGTACGGCTTCCGGGACTACGGCCGCAGGCTCCCGTTCACGCCGAAGACGACGGTCCCGATCGCCTCCAACACGAAGCTGTTCACCGCGGTGGCGGCGGGGCTTCTGGTCGAGGAGGGGAAGCTCGACTGGGATAAGCCGGTGCGCCAGTTCGTTCCGGGGATCCAGTTCTACAACGACGACCTGACCGCCACGGTGACGATCCGGGACATGCTGTCGCACCGGACCGGGATCACCCGCCACGACACCATCTGGTACAAGTCGGACTTCACCCGCCAGGAGCTCTACGAGCGGCTCAGGTATCTCGAGCCGTCGCAGCCGCTGCGGCAGACGTTTCTGTACAACAACATGATGTACGCCGGGTCCGGGCGCGTCGTCGAGCTGCTCTCGGGGACAACCTGGGAGGAGTTCGTGACGGAGCGCCTCCTGGCGCCTTTGGGGATGACCTCGACCGTGTTCACGATCGACGACATGGTGAAGCAGGCGGACCACGGCGTCCCGTTCACGGAGCGCCGGGACTCGTTCGAGCTGTACGAGATCCCCTACTATCGCGAGGCGGTCGGGATCGGGCCGGCGGGGGCCATCAACTCGAACCTCGAGGACATGTCGAAGTGGCTCATCGCGCTGGTGAACGACGGGAAGGGCGCCGGCCGAGCGGTGATCCCCCCGGCCGTCCTCAAGGCGACGCTGCAGCCCGCGATCGCGCTCCCGAACAGCCTGCTCGAGTCGCGCGGCTTCGGCGAGCTGCTCAATCCCGCTTACGGGACGGGGCGGTTCACCGCGTCCTACCGCGGCCACCTGCTCACCTACCACGGCGGCGACATCAACGGCTTCCATTCCCAGGTCTCGAGCATGCCGAACGACGGGCTCGGGGTCATCGTCCTGGTCATCGGCGATCATGCCGCCCCCCTCTACAACGTGGTCTCGTACAACATCTATGAACGGCTCCTGGGTCTCGACCCGACACCGTGGAGCGAGCGGAATCTGGCGATCCGCCTGAAAGGGAAAGAGGCCGGGAAGGAGGCCCGCGCCAAGGCGGGCGGCGAGCGGATTCCGGGGACGAAGCCGTCCCATCCTCTCGCGGACTATGCCGGCGAGTTCGGGCACCCGGCGTACGGCGTCCTGACGATTGTCCAGAAGGACGCCGGCCTGGGGTTCGACTTCCACAGGATCCGCCTGCCGCTCGATCACTTCCACTACGACCGCTTCGACTCTCCCGACGACGAGCAGGAGGGGAAATGGTCGGTGAATTTCTCCACCAGCCCCCAGGGGGAGATCGACAAGGCCCTGGTGTCGCTCGACGAGGCCGAGGTCACCTTCACCCGCCGGGTCCCCGCCGAGCTTTCGGCCGTGACGACGCTGCGGCAGTACGCCGGCACCTACGAGACGCCGACCGGCGCCCGGTTCGAGGTCGTCCTGAAGGAGGACGGCACGCTCGGTCTGGTCTTCCCCGGCCAGCCGTTCCAGGCGCTTCTCCCCTGGCGGCCGCATCGTTTCAGGGTCAAGGAATTCTCCGACGTCCAGTACGAGTTCGTGGTCTCGGGCGGGCGCGTCACCGAGCTCAGGCAGATCGACGCGTCCGGAACGTACACCTTCGTGAGACGCTAG